In Spirosoma aureum, a single genomic region encodes these proteins:
- a CDS encoding beta-N-acetylhexosaminidase: MKIRTAGLLFLFLSITFANAQQPIHLIPQPVDIQVQRGSFSITKSASISYNKPQAQAVADMTAQKLNMPTGFGIRAQAGKKGAIRFDLNDTPDSKLGKEGYTLDASSKGIIITANEPAGLFYGMQSLLQLLPKEIESKTATTATWTIPAVRITDYPRFAWRGIMLDVSRHFFSKEDVKKYIDQLARLKYNTFHWHLTDDNGWRIEIKSLPKLTEVGAWRVQRAGHFGNRLDPKPGETASYGGFYTQEDIKEIIKFAQDRNVTIVPEIDVPGHSMAALAAYPELSCTKATVSVNPGTAFSEWYGNGTFKMLVENTLNPSDEKVYEFLDKVFTEVAALFPNPYIHVGGDECYKGYWAQDPGCQALMKQLNIRHVEDLQGYFMNRVEKILKAKGKKLLGWDEILEGGISPEATVMSWRGVKGGIEAAHMGHDVVMTPTTFAYIDYQQSDIDPPIYASLRTKKSYSFEPVPDGVDAKHILGGQANLWTEQVPNLRYAEYMSYPRSWALADVYWSPKEIKNWETFVPRMETHFDRADVAQINYSRAVYDAIIKTSLKNGKLVLELDSEVPNLDIFYSIDDTMPDAFSTKYSQPVELPDGPITLRVITYRAGKPIGHLIILSRDALQKRAGR; this comes from the coding sequence ATGAAAATACGTACAGCTGGTCTTCTGTTTTTATTCCTATCAATTACATTCGCGAATGCCCAGCAACCCATTCATCTTATTCCACAACCTGTTGATATACAGGTACAACGGGGCAGTTTTTCCATTACAAAATCGGCTTCTATAAGTTATAATAAACCTCAGGCTCAGGCTGTTGCCGACATGACGGCACAAAAACTGAATATGCCGACAGGATTTGGAATAAGAGCACAAGCGGGCAAAAAAGGGGCTATTCGGTTCGATTTGAATGACACCCCAGATTCGAAGCTCGGTAAAGAAGGGTATACACTCGATGCATCTTCGAAAGGAATTATCATAACGGCCAATGAGCCAGCCGGGCTGTTTTATGGTATGCAGTCACTTCTCCAGTTATTGCCCAAAGAGATTGAAAGCAAGACCGCAACCACTGCAACCTGGACCATACCGGCTGTTCGTATCACCGATTATCCACGATTTGCCTGGCGGGGAATTATGCTGGATGTGAGCCGTCACTTCTTTTCAAAGGAAGACGTCAAAAAGTACATCGATCAATTGGCCAGGCTGAAATACAATACGTTTCACTGGCACCTGACCGATGATAACGGCTGGCGAATCGAGATAAAATCGTTGCCAAAACTTACCGAAGTGGGTGCCTGGCGGGTACAACGGGCAGGTCATTTTGGGAATCGACTCGATCCAAAACCTGGTGAAACGGCATCTTATGGCGGATTTTACACACAAGAGGATATCAAAGAAATTATCAAATTTGCACAGGACCGTAACGTTACGATAGTTCCCGAAATCGATGTTCCCGGCCATAGCATGGCCGCTTTGGCCGCTTATCCGGAATTGAGTTGCACCAAAGCGACTGTCAGCGTAAACCCTGGAACCGCCTTTTCGGAGTGGTACGGCAACGGCACATTCAAGATGCTGGTCGAGAACACACTGAACCCATCGGATGAGAAAGTCTATGAATTTCTCGACAAGGTTTTTACCGAAGTTGCCGCGCTTTTCCCGAATCCATACATTCACGTTGGTGGTGATGAGTGCTACAAAGGATATTGGGCGCAGGACCCTGGCTGTCAGGCTTTAATGAAGCAGTTGAATATTCGGCATGTCGAGGATTTACAGGGCTATTTTATGAACCGTGTCGAGAAAATTCTAAAGGCAAAGGGTAAAAAATTGCTTGGTTGGGACGAAATCCTGGAGGGTGGTATTTCGCCGGAAGCAACGGTCATGAGCTGGCGGGGTGTTAAAGGGGGCATCGAAGCCGCGCACATGGGCCACGATGTTGTGATGACACCAACCACGTTTGCGTATATCGACTACCAGCAGAGTGATATTGATCCACCGATCTACGCTAGCCTGCGAACAAAGAAAAGCTATAGTTTCGAGCCGGTTCCGGATGGTGTAGATGCGAAACACATTCTGGGTGGTCAGGCAAACCTATGGACTGAGCAGGTTCCTAATCTTCGCTATGCCGAGTATATGAGCTACCCGCGTAGCTGGGCGCTGGCCGATGTATACTGGTCGCCAAAAGAGATAAAAAACTGGGAGACATTTGTGCCCCGGATGGAAACGCATTTTGATCGGGCCGATGTAGCACAGATCAATTATTCGCGTGCCGTTTATGACGCCATCATTAAGACAAGCCTGAAGAACGGTAAACTGGTGCTGGAACTGGATAGCGAAGTACCCAACCTCGATATTTTTTACAGCATCGACGATACCATGCCGGATGCGTTTTCAACGAAATATAGCCAGCCCGTCGAGCTACCCGATGGCCCTATCACGCTTCGAGTGATCACTTATCGGGCAGGAAAGCCAATCGGACATTTGATTATCCTTTCGCGGGATGCCTTGCAGAAGCGAGCTGGGCGTTAA
- a CDS encoding DinB family protein gives MKNTAMESTQIDIQSRLLADCQEFLEVTDKLSEDQFKWQVDGKWSVAEVMQHLYLSARPVARLMTGPREVFSQWGQAEMPSRSYETIAAIYQKALTLRRQAPPSMSPRPEDMQVEKSVIIDRFSGIYQALTEATNGWSDDDLDLLLIPHPLLGYLTVREMLFFTSTHTQHHLRLLPKL, from the coding sequence GTGAAAAATACAGCGATGGAAAGCACACAAATCGATATACAAAGCCGACTGCTGGCTGATTGTCAGGAATTCCTTGAGGTCACGGATAAGCTTTCAGAAGACCAGTTTAAGTGGCAGGTCGATGGTAAATGGTCGGTGGCAGAGGTAATGCAGCATTTGTATTTATCGGCCCGGCCAGTAGCTCGATTAATGACCGGACCACGGGAAGTATTCAGCCAATGGGGGCAGGCAGAAATGCCATCCAGATCGTACGAAACAATTGCCGCTATCTATCAGAAAGCGCTAACACTACGGCGACAGGCACCCCCGTCCATGTCTCCCCGGCCCGAAGATATGCAGGTTGAGAAATCTGTAATCATCGATCGATTTTCTGGCATTTATCAGGCATTGACTGAAGCCACCAATGGCTGGTCAGACGATGATCTCGATTTGTTGCTGATACCGCACCCATTACTTGGTTACCTGACTGTTCGGGAGATGCTGTTCTTCACCAGCACCCATACGCAACACCATCTACGATTATTACCGAAGCTGTAA
- a CDS encoding aminotransferase class V-fold PLP-dependent enzyme, translated as MKQTYFTPGPAELYPTLYQHLQTAMDEQIGSISHRSQKFRDIYKFTDQQLRTLLTIPDTHGIFFTGSASEVWERVLFNCVEHESFHLVNGSFSRKFYDYANSLHKFAHLHEKPFGEGFDYADVEVPEYAELICLTHNETSSGVQMRTGDIHKLKRKYSKKLVVVDMVSSAPYPDLDFSVIDSAFFSVQKAFGMPAGLGVWIASQACLDKAERLQKYENLTVGAHNTLPTLWSHYKTFETPATPNVLFIYLLGKIAEDFNKIGIDTIRKQTEEKARMLYKFLDASDAYSPFVKQDRHRSQTVIVATTQKPSADVISNVKQAGMVVGTGYGKFKESQIRIANFPAVSIEQVDTLINQLQK; from the coding sequence ATGAAACAAACGTACTTTACTCCCGGTCCGGCCGAGTTATACCCAACGCTTTATCAGCATTTGCAAACCGCAATGGATGAGCAGATTGGATCGATTTCGCACCGAAGCCAAAAATTTCGGGACATCTATAAGTTCACCGACCAACAGTTGCGCACGCTGTTGACTATTCCTGACACGCACGGTATTTTCTTTACCGGATCGGCCTCCGAAGTTTGGGAACGCGTTTTGTTTAACTGCGTTGAACACGAGAGCTTTCACCTCGTCAATGGTTCGTTTTCCCGGAAATTTTACGATTACGCAAATTCGCTGCATAAGTTCGCTCATTTGCACGAAAAGCCATTTGGCGAAGGATTTGATTATGCCGATGTTGAGGTGCCTGAATACGCCGAACTGATTTGTCTGACGCATAACGAAACATCGTCGGGGGTACAGATGCGCACCGGAGATATTCATAAACTGAAGCGCAAGTATTCGAAGAAATTGGTGGTTGTCGATATGGTTTCGTCGGCTCCGTATCCTGATCTGGACTTCAGTGTGATCGACTCTGCCTTTTTCTCGGTACAAAAAGCGTTCGGTATGCCTGCTGGTCTGGGTGTGTGGATCGCCAGCCAGGCCTGCCTGGACAAAGCAGAACGTCTCCAGAAATATGAGAATCTCACGGTTGGTGCGCACAACACGCTGCCAACACTCTGGAGCCATTATAAAACATTTGAAACACCCGCGACACCGAATGTACTGTTCATCTATTTGCTGGGGAAAATAGCCGAAGATTTCAATAAAATCGGCATCGATACCATCCGCAAACAAACCGAAGAAAAGGCCCGAATGCTCTATAAATTTCTGGATGCTTCGGATGCTTATTCACCGTTTGTTAAACAGGACCGGCATCGGTCGCAAACGGTTATTGTAGCCACAACCCAGAAGCCATCTGCCGATGTCATTTCAAATGTAAAACAGGCTGGCATGGTCGTCGGAACGGGATATGGGAAATTCAAAGAGTCACAAATTCGGATAGCCAATTTCCCGGCTGTGTCGATTGAGCAGGTAGATACGCTCATTAATCAGTTGCAGAAATAA
- the serA gene encoding phosphoglycerate dehydrogenase, producing the protein MLTKPIEQTYYIIDFDSTFTKVEALDVLGEISLIGRPDRDDVLDQIKAITDRGMSGEISFTESLELRLNLLKAHRDHLPALIETLMGKISDSFQRNKQFLSENAETIYVVSNGFREFIVPIVTSLGVLPDNVFANTFVFDETGSIVGFDRANPLSANGGKSQVIRNLNLDGEVYVIGDGYTDYEIRAAGLANRFYAFTENVLRPSVVAKADHIAPSLDEFLYHNHLSRSQSYPKSRIKVLLLENVHPVAVKLFEQEGFNVEIRKGALDEDELIEAIRDVSILGIRSKTMVTQRVLENANKLMTIGAFCIGTNQIDLTACTDRGIAVFNAPYSNTRSVVELAIGEIIMLIRNIVPKSNSMHKGVWDKSAKNSFEVRGKKLGLVGYGNIGTQLSVVAEALGMEVYFYDVVDKLALGNARKCKSLDELLAIADIISLHTDGRKENKNLISYREFGLMKNGVIFLNLSRGHIVDIPALVDAIERGKVAGVGVDVFPHEPKTNNEEFINALRNQPNVILTPHIGGSTEEAQENIGNFVPGKLLEYINNGSTYGSVNFPELQLPLLKGSHRLLHIHANVPGILAQMNNIFAKYHINIHGQYLKTNELIGYVITDVAKEYADEVVEELKQIDQTIKFRLLY; encoded by the coding sequence ATGCTCACCAAACCAATCGAACAGACGTATTACATTATTGATTTCGACAGCACCTTTACGAAAGTTGAAGCCCTGGACGTGCTGGGCGAGATTTCGCTCATTGGCCGCCCTGACCGCGACGATGTTCTGGATCAGATCAAAGCCATTACCGATCGGGGTATGTCGGGTGAAATTTCATTCACCGAATCGCTGGAACTCCGACTGAACCTGCTGAAAGCACACCGCGACCATCTTCCTGCCCTGATTGAAACGCTGATGGGCAAAATTTCTGATTCGTTTCAGCGCAACAAACAGTTTCTTAGCGAAAACGCCGAAACTATTTATGTTGTGTCAAATGGGTTCAGGGAGTTTATCGTTCCTATTGTTACGTCATTGGGCGTGCTGCCAGATAATGTATTTGCCAATACATTCGTGTTCGATGAAACGGGCAGTATCGTTGGTTTTGACCGCGCCAATCCACTGTCGGCCAATGGAGGAAAATCGCAGGTGATCCGGAATCTAAACCTCGACGGTGAAGTTTACGTTATTGGCGATGGGTATACCGATTATGAAATCCGGGCAGCCGGGCTGGCCAATCGATTCTACGCCTTCACGGAAAATGTGTTGCGGCCGAGCGTGGTCGCGAAAGCCGATCACATTGCGCCTTCTCTCGACGAATTTCTCTACCATAATCACTTGAGTCGTAGCCAGTCATACCCAAAAAGCCGGATTAAGGTTCTGCTGCTTGAAAATGTGCATCCAGTGGCGGTGAAGCTGTTCGAACAGGAAGGCTTTAACGTCGAAATCCGAAAAGGGGCTCTTGATGAAGATGAGTTGATCGAGGCCATTCGCGATGTATCGATTCTGGGGATTCGCTCCAAAACTATGGTGACGCAGCGCGTGCTGGAAAATGCGAATAAACTCATGACGATTGGTGCGTTCTGTATCGGCACCAACCAGATTGACCTGACCGCCTGCACCGACCGCGGTATCGCCGTTTTCAATGCTCCTTACAGCAACACCCGCTCCGTCGTTGAACTGGCTATCGGTGAGATCATTATGCTCATCCGAAACATCGTACCCAAGAGCAATTCGATGCATAAGGGTGTATGGGACAAATCAGCCAAGAACAGCTTTGAAGTACGGGGTAAAAAACTGGGACTTGTTGGTTACGGCAACATCGGCACCCAGCTTTCTGTGGTGGCCGAAGCGCTGGGCATGGAAGTGTACTTCTACGATGTCGTCGACAAACTTGCCCTTGGTAATGCCCGCAAGTGCAAATCACTGGATGAATTGCTGGCTATTGCCGACATTATTTCGCTGCATACCGACGGCCGGAAAGAGAACAAAAATCTGATTAGCTACCGCGAATTCGGGTTAATGAAAAACGGGGTTATCTTCCTGAATCTGTCACGTGGGCATATCGTCGATATTCCGGCGCTGGTCGATGCCATCGAACGGGGAAAAGTTGCTGGTGTTGGAGTCGATGTGTTCCCGCATGAGCCGAAAACCAATAACGAAGAGTTTATCAATGCGTTGCGTAACCAGCCCAATGTCATTCTGACTCCCCACATTGGCGGCAGTACCGAAGAAGCACAGGAGAATATTGGCAACTTCGTTCCGGGTAAGTTGCTCGAATACATCAATAATGGCAGCACCTACGGCAGCGTCAACTTCCCAGAGCTTCAACTGCCTCTACTGAAGGGTTCGCACCGGCTCCTGCACATTCATGCCAACGTACCCGGCATTCTGGCCCAAATGAACAACATTTTTGCCAAGTACCACATCAATATTCATGGTCAATACCTCAAAACTAATGAGCTGATCGGCTATGTAATTACCGATGTTGCCAAAGAATACGCTGACGAAGTGGTCGAAGAATTGAAGCAAATCGACCAGACCATTAAATTCCGGCTGCTCTATTAA
- a CDS encoding YheT family hydrolase: MPLIAPSSYQPPARLWNGHLQTIIPSLFRKVTVSYDRERIETPDDDFLDMDWAFSVNSQQAAAGSESTQSATGVSSRQPANCLVILSHGLEGNSTSQYLAGMVRHLTQHGFDCLAWHYRSCSGELNRQQRFYHIGETGDLHFIIQYALSKGYQTICLMGFSAGGNVTLKYLGEQGATIHPAIRKAVVFSVPVDLMGSARRLEQWDSLVYNYRFNRTLKRKVLQKAAVMPGVFSTDVISKVRTIREFDNLFTAPQNGFRDVTDYYTRSSSLQFIPNIAIPTLIVNAKNDPFLSPECFPEELARELPAVWMEFPEQGGHCGFPSLANGINGTYWSEERAVKFLTETNTIQP, from the coding sequence ATGCCGCTGATTGCGCCGTCGAGTTACCAGCCACCTGCCCGTTTATGGAACGGACACCTGCAAACTATTATCCCCTCGCTATTTCGCAAGGTTACGGTTTCTTACGACCGCGAACGGATCGAAACGCCGGATGATGATTTTCTGGATATGGACTGGGCCTTTTCAGTCAACAGCCAGCAGGCAGCCGCCGGCAGCGAGTCTACCCAGTCAGCTACTGGAGTCTCCTCACGGCAACCTGCAAACTGTCTGGTTATTCTGTCCCATGGCTTGGAAGGTAACTCAACGAGTCAGTACTTAGCCGGAATGGTACGCCATCTGACTCAGCATGGTTTCGATTGTCTGGCCTGGCATTACCGCTCGTGCAGTGGCGAATTGAACCGCCAACAGCGTTTTTACCACATCGGAGAAACGGGAGATCTTCACTTCATCATACAATACGCCCTCTCGAAAGGCTATCAGACAATTTGTTTGATGGGTTTCAGCGCAGGAGGAAACGTTACCTTAAAATATCTCGGTGAACAAGGCGCAACGATACATCCGGCCATCCGGAAAGCTGTTGTGTTTTCGGTTCCTGTCGATCTGATGGGTTCGGCCCGCAGGCTCGAACAATGGGATAGTCTGGTTTATAATTATCGGTTTAATCGAACGCTAAAACGAAAAGTGTTACAAAAAGCTGCGGTCATGCCGGGTGTTTTTTCAACGGACGTTATCAGCAAAGTCCGAACGATTCGGGAGTTCGACAACCTGTTTACGGCTCCACAGAATGGTTTTCGGGACGTAACCGATTATTATACCCGAAGCAGTTCGCTCCAGTTTATACCGAACATTGCGATTCCAACGCTGATTGTCAATGCAAAAAATGACCCATTTTTATCACCCGAATGTTTTCCGGAAGAGCTGGCGCGGGAACTCCCCGCCGTATGGATGGAGTTTCCTGAACAGGGCGGTCATTGTGGATTTCCATCGCTCGCGAATGGCATCAACGGCACCTACTGGTCGGAAGAACGGGCGGTTAAATTTTTAACAGAAACGAATACGATACAACCATAA